A stretch of the Roseofilum reptotaenium CS-1145 genome encodes the following:
- a CDS encoding L,D-transpeptidase: MKTRLSAIHPLTLISLGLLSPLFMQPTQALEGEVPLSSESIPLLSELPLIQDPPKVPALGEAAKYLPGQTPVHLVLRLGERRVYVYKGDEELASYPVAVGKEGWETPTGDFEVFNKEVDPVFLSLWTGNKIGPGPDNPLGPRWVGFWTDGKTQVGFHGTNNPDSIGHNVSHGCVRMFNKDVIALYEKVELGTRVIVEP; this comes from the coding sequence ATGAAAACCAGACTCTCAGCTATCCACCCGTTAACCCTAATTAGCTTAGGGCTTCTCTCTCCCTTATTTATGCAACCGACTCAGGCTCTAGAAGGAGAAGTTCCCCTAAGCTCTGAATCGATTCCCCTTCTGAGTGAACTGCCCTTAATTCAAGACCCACCCAAAGTACCTGCTCTGGGAGAAGCAGCAAAATATCTGCCTGGTCAAACTCCAGTGCATCTGGTTCTGAGACTCGGAGAACGACGAGTTTATGTTTATAAAGGAGATGAAGAGCTGGCTAGCTATCCCGTAGCTGTGGGTAAAGAGGGATGGGAAACCCCCACTGGTGACTTTGAAGTGTTTAACAAGGAAGTCGATCCGGTCTTTTTAAGCCTATGGACAGGAAACAAAATCGGCCCTGGTCCCGATAATCCCCTTGGCCCCCGATGGGTTGGCTTTTGGACAGATGGAAAAACTCAAGTTGGTTTTCATGGAACGAATAATCCCGATTCCATTGGTCACAATGTTTCCCATGGCTGTGTGCGTATGTTTAACAAGGATGTGATTGCCCTTTATGAAAAAGTGGAACTGGGAACCCGAGT